The following nucleotide sequence is from Paracrocinitomix mangrovi.
ATAAATTCATAAGTTGGTGCAGTACCTGTTCCGCTCACATCATGATTTGCAGAGTACAAAAGTGCACCTCCTACTCCAACGCCTTGATAAATACTTAAGGTGTATGTTCCTGAAAAACCACCATTTCCCTTGATATTTAAATTGGTTAAAATTCCACTTGTACCACAACTGAATGATTGTTGGTGATCTGAATCAGAGGTCCCGTTAGTATGGTTCCAATAACTATCATCCATGTATGATGGACATTGCGCATAAACTTCATTAAAAAGCAATGCAATAAAAGGCAATATGAACAATAGCTTTTTCACCTGAATAGTGCGAATTTAATCATTTTAGGTATGTATTTCAAAACGAACACCATACACTATACGTTGGGTAGATTAAAAAAGATGCTTTAGTTTTGATTTTCAAGCACATCAGCCAATAAGAAGAAGCTACCAAAAATCAGGATTACATCTTTAGAATCGGCATCCCTTTTTGCGGTTGACATAGCCAATTTTACTTTTTTAAAACAAGTATGTTTCAATCCAAACTTTAAAGCTTCTTGTTCTAATTTTTCAATTTTTGCTGATCTAAGTGAATTAAACTCGGTAAAAAAATAAGTAGCGTTTTTGGGAAGCAGAGGAAATATTGCTGATAAATCTTTATCCGAAGAAGTACCATAAACAATTATCAATTTTTCGAAATTCAGATTTTCCAATTCTCCAATTAAATTTTTAATGCCATCTGCATTATGCGCGGCATCTATTATGATTCGAGGATTTGAACTAATCAATTGAAACCTCCCAGTAAAAGCTGTTAACTCACTAACATTTAATAACGAATTTTTGGAAATTTCGTCATCCACCGGAAATACATCATTCAAAACTTCAACAGCTTTCCATGCAGTTGCAAGATTCTTTTTTTGATAGGAAGCAATCAAGTCACTTTTCAGCAGAACATCTGAAGCGTAAAACAAAGTAGATTTTCGTTGTTTTGCTATTTCTTCAAAAACTAAGGTAGTTTCAAGCTGCTTTTCACCAATTACTACCGGTCTATTTTCTTTTATTATGCCGGCTTTTTCATAGGCGATTTTCTCTAAAGTATCCCCTAAGAATTGAGTATGCTCCAAACTTATATTGGTTATAACAGATAATTCAGGAACCAATACATTTGTAGCATCCAATCTTCCTCCCAAACCGGTTTCTACTATGGCAACATCTACTTCATATTGTTTAAAAGCCTCAAAAGCCATAGCCGTGGTTATTTCAAAAAAAGAGCTATCCAGTTTTTGAATATCCGTTTTATAAGCATCTAAAAAATCTAGTACAAATTGCTCTGAAACAGGGACACCATTAATTTTTATTCGCTCTCTAAAATCAAGAATATGCGGAGAAGTAAAGATTCCCACTTTGTAACCATTAGCTTGATAGATAGCCGCTAAAACATGAGATACAGAACCTTTTCCGTTTGAACCGGCAATATGGATAGAACGAAAAAACTCTTGCGGATTTTGCATTGACCGCAAGAGTTTTAAAATATTGTCAAGACCAGGTTTATAAGCTGATCCACCTTGTTTTTGATAATTTGGAATCTGTGTAAAAAGCCATTCAATGGCTTGATCATACTTACTCAATTCACTATGATTTAATGAAAGTAAATGTCATGATTCCTACCATTTCAATAGCAGCACCAGGTTTCTTTTCATACTTAGATGTTTTGGCTGCATTTTCTGCCAAACGCTTTAAGTATTCAGAACCTGTAGTTGACTTACTTTGAACGTATTCAGTTCTTACCACATTTCCATTAGAATCAACATAAATTCTCAAAGCAATGGTTCCTTCTTCCTGAACGTTTGTATCATAGATAGGATTCTTAATTCTTTTTCTGTTAGGATTAGCTGTCCCTCCTCCAGGAGTATTACCTTGTCCATCACCCCCTACACCATCTCCATCTCCAAAAGAATTACCACTTCCATTTCCACTATTACTTCCATTACCAGAATTAAATGTAAATGTATTGTCTACTTGTGGTGTTTGCTCTTGAGTAGCATTTGAGTTATTATTGTTTCCATTGCTACTTGTCACTTGAACAGGAGATTCATCCTGAGTTTCGTGATCCATAGATGGCTCTTCAACATTTTCAGGAACAGGTACCGGATTAGGATTCATGTCATTGCTTGAACTTCCTCCTTCAGGTTGTGAACCTAAATCCAGGTCGATATCTTCCATTAATATTTCTACTTTCTTTTCTTGTAATGGCGGATCCGGTTGTTCAAATCCCACTAATAGAAAAAATAGTATTAGTAACATTATGAAGACCAAAGCAGCATACAAGGCTCTTCTGTGATCCTCTTCTCTTAACGCTTCCTTCGCTTGTTTGATCGTATTCATCTGTTTGTGTTTTATGGTTAGTATGTAATTTACCTCAATATATATGCCATTTAATAAGCCTGAGGCAAAAAGTCAATTACTAACCTCCGGGCTCATATGCTAATACGGGTTTCCAATCTCTTTGTTTCGCCAGAGCGATAATATTAAAGACTGCTTCGTAATTAGCTATCCTGTCACCTGACACTTTTAAAGTTTTATCTGTTTGTTCGTCCATTTTGGAATCCAAAATCGGAACAATTTCTTCAAAAGTATATTCTTCTTCAGACCCTTCTATGTAGTATAGGCTATTTGGAGTAACCCCTACAACTACGGAAGGATTTAAAGAACTTGGAGGCAGATCACTTTTTTTAGGTAAGTCAACCGGTACATTTGGCTGAACCTTAGTGGCCATGATGATGAAAAATATCAACAACAGGAACACAAGGTCAGTCATGGATGACATTCCCCCCTCTGCTTTTACTTTATTTCTTCTTCCTAAATCCATACAACTACTTTCCTGGTTCGTTCAATAAATCCAAAAATTCAATAGACGCATTTTCCATGCTATGGATTACTTTATCGATTTTAGCCACCAAATAATTGTACGTCATGTACGCCATAATTCCAACTACCAAACCGGCAACTGTAGTTACCATGGCTTCCATAATACCTCCAGAGATAGTAGATAAATCAAAATTTTGCTGAAACTTCATTGCCTGGAACACTCTAATCATACCCAATGTAGTTCCTAAGAACCCAATCATTGGAGCTGCACCAGATGCTGTGGCTAAGAAACTCATTCTTTTTTCCAAATGATAGATTTCCAGTTTGCCCACATTTTCTATGGAGCTTACGATATCTCTCATTGGTTTACCAATTCTGGAAATTCCTTTTTCTACCATTCTGGCAGCAGGATTATCAGTTTGCGCACATAAATCTCTAGCCTGATCAATTTTACCATCTAACAAGTAGTCTTTCACTCTTACCATGAAATCTTTTTCTTCTTTCAAAGATTTATTAATTGATAAAAATCGCTCAACAAAAATGTAAACACTAACAATTGAAAGCGCCAACAAGGCGATCATCACAATAAGGTTAGTAATACTCACCTCTCCGGTTATAGGATCAACACCTACGATCAAATCCCAAACCTTAACCGTCTTAGTCATTTCAGTAACTCCACCGGTTTCTTGAGCAGTATTTAAGCTATCTAATCCGGTTGTTTGCAATAAAAGGGGCAAAAAAGTCATAATTTGGTTGTTGTTTATTGTTTTTTAGAATGTTACCACCTGGGTAATTTCACTTCTTAATTTTATTAACGTCCTTTAAATTCAATTGTTACACACGTTAACAATTCTTTCACAAATATCACCAAATGCACAGCAATGGTAATATTAAAGCGAAAATTACACATTAATTGAAAGCTTGAACTGCTCTCAACAAGAAGTTATTAACTATGATTTTTGTATTGCGCTAAATACTAGTGAAACATCAACCAGTATACAGCAGCACCTGAAGCGTATCCTATTATAGCGTAAAGACTGATCTTTTTAAGATACCAACCAAAGCTGATTTTCTCTAATCCCATAACGGCTACACCGGCAGCAGAACCAATAATTAATGCAGATCCTCCTGTACCAGCACAGTACGCCAAGAATTGCCAGAATTTACCGTCAATAGCAAAATCTCCAACATCTGCAATCGGGTACATACCCTGAGCTGCAGCTACCAATGGAACGTTATCAACTATTGCAGACAACAATCCTATTGACACGTTAATAGTATAGATGTTTCCATCCATTTTATCGTTCAAGAAACCGGCAACTTCATTTAAGTGACCTACTTCTTGTAAAGCTGCAACAGCCATCAAAATCCCCAAGAAAAATAATACTGAAGCTGTATCTACCTTTTGTAAAACAGAGATTACTGATAAATTTCTTTTTAACTCAGAAGATTTACGACCGTGCATCACTTCTGTTACAGCCCATAAAACCCCTAAACTCAACATCATCCCAGTAAATGGAGGTAAATGAGTCATGGTTTTGAATACAGGCACAAATAGTAATCCGGCCAATCCTAAGAAAAACACAAATGTTTTTTCAAAATTCGTTACTTCTACTTCAGCATGTCCGTGTGCAGAAACAGGATTAGATTTGTCTGGACGTTGAACCTGTCCTTTAACAAAAATTGAAGCCAGAATCAAAGGAACAATTAAAGCAGTTAAAGATGGAATAATTAAGTTAGTAATAATCACATCTGTATGAGGCAACTGACCATTATTCCATAACATTGTTGTTGTTACGTCTCCAATTGGTGACCAGGCACCTCCGGCATTTGCTGCAATAATAATGAACCCTCCAAACAACCAACGAGTCTCTTTTGAGTCAATTAATTTTCGAATTACGGAAATCATTACAATGGATGTTGTTAAGTTATCCAATGCAGCAGACATAAAGAATGTCAATAAACAAATCACCCAAAGTAATTTCACCTTAGATGTTGTTGAAATTCTGTCAGTGATGACGGAGAACCCTTCATGAGCATCAATTAACTCAACAATGGTCATTGCTCCCAATAAGAAGAATAGAATTCCGGCAATCTCAAACAAGTGATGCGTTAAACCATGCTCTACATACTCATGCACATGATGAGAAGTATGATGAGGATCTTTAGTAGTCATCTCCATGTCATAGTTACCATGGTTCAAAATCTCATCTCTTTCTTTAATTACTTCATGATTTGCAAACTCAGCAAAGCTTGGATTGTGTGCTTGGATTGTTGTATCTCTAGATACATCAACAATAGATTGTCCTTCTTGAACACCTAAATGTTGTTCAGGCCACAATGCATACATCCCCCAGCAAATCATTCCTATCAACAAGGCTGAAGCTGCTTTATCTACTTTAATATTATGTTCAAGGGCAATTGCCGCATATCCTACGACAAAAATTATAACCATTACAAATTCCAATCCCATAGTTTTATTGAGTTTAAACCAGTTTGTTAAGTGCTATTTCAAAAGCTGTCTTAGCAATTTTAGTTTTATTGTTATTTTTTTGATGTGTATCAACCATTGCTTTTTTAATGGTTTCTGATGTATCATTAAAGATTCCTTTGTCTGACAATTCTTCCAAGTCGTTGCTCATTAAATAAGCAAAAACTCTAGCCATTCCGCAATTTGAAATAAAATCAGGAATTACAGCAATGTGCTCATCTGTATAATCAGCAATAGGTCCAAAGAAAATTTCTTTATCCGCAAACGGAACATTAGCCCCTGCAGAAATTACTTCCATACCGTTTGCAATCATTCTATCTACTTGATCTTTTGTAATTAATCTTGAGGCAGCACAAGGAATAAAAATCTCTGCTTTGATATCCCAAATTTTGGCGTTTACTTCATCAAAAGACATCATGTCAGGCGCATTTAATGCGTTTCCATCTTTATTCAAGAATAATTCTCTGATCTCTTCTAAAGTAAATCCTTCTTCTTTGATCAACCCTCCAACTCTATCAATGATTCCAACAATTTTAGCTCCTTGTTGCGCCAGGTAATAAGCTCCGGCTGAACCAACATTTCCCCATCCTTGAACGATCACTCTTTTTCCTTCAACACTTCCTCCCCAGATATCATAATAATGTTTCACTGACTCAGCAACACCGTATCCTGTAATCATATCAGCTACAACATACTTTCTTGAAACCGAAGGTGAGAAACTCTCATCTTCTATCACCTTTAGTACTCCTTGTCTTAACTGACCAATTCGGTGAATTTTTTGCGCTTCTCTTGGCTGAAAATGTCCATTAAACACTCCTTCTTGAGGATGCCAAACACCACAATCTTCAGTTATAGGAATTACTTCGTGAATTTCATCTACATTTAAATCACCACCAGTTCCGTAGTAATGTTTTAAAAGTGGAGTTACTGCGGCGTACCATCTTTGTAACACACCTTTTTTTCTTGGATCACTTGGATCGAAATTAATTCCGGATTTAGCACCACCAATTTGAGGACCCGCAACAGTAAACTTTACCTCCATGGTTTTTGCTAAAGACTCAACCTCTCTCTTGTCTAAGCCTACTCTCATTCTGGTACCACCACCAGCAGCACCTCCTCTTAATGAATTAATAACTACCCATCCCTCTGCCTCAGTTTCCGCATCTTTCCATTCGAAAACTATTTCGGGACGTTTGTTCTCAAATTTTTCAAGAAGTTTGATCATTTTGCATCCAAAATTAATTGGGCAAAAATAGTAAAGATTTTAACTTCTGAAACCTTCTATGAATTCCACTATGATTTATTCGACGGATAAAAACGAAAT
It contains:
- a CDS encoding ExbD/TolR family protein — protein: MDLGRRNKVKAEGGMSSMTDLVFLLLIFFIIMATKVQPNVPVDLPKKSDLPPSSLNPSVVVGVTPNSLYYIEGSEEEYTFEEIVPILDSKMDEQTDKTLKVSGDRIANYEAVFNIIALAKQRDWKPVLAYEPGG
- the nhaD gene encoding sodium:proton antiporter NhaD, with amino-acid sequence MGLEFVMVIIFVVGYAAIALEHNIKVDKAASALLIGMICWGMYALWPEQHLGVQEGQSIVDVSRDTTIQAHNPSFAEFANHEVIKERDEILNHGNYDMEMTTKDPHHTSHHVHEYVEHGLTHHLFEIAGILFFLLGAMTIVELIDAHEGFSVITDRISTTSKVKLLWVICLLTFFMSAALDNLTTSIVMISVIRKLIDSKETRWLFGGFIIIAANAGGAWSPIGDVTTTMLWNNGQLPHTDVIITNLIIPSLTALIVPLILASIFVKGQVQRPDKSNPVSAHGHAEVEVTNFEKTFVFFLGLAGLLFVPVFKTMTHLPPFTGMMLSLGVLWAVTEVMHGRKSSELKRNLSVISVLQKVDTASVLFFLGILMAVAALQEVGHLNEVAGFLNDKMDGNIYTINVSIGLLSAIVDNVPLVAAAQGMYPIADVGDFAIDGKFWQFLAYCAGTGGSALIIGSAAGVAVMGLEKISFGWYLKKISLYAIIGYASGAAVYWLMFH
- a CDS encoding Glu/Leu/Phe/Val dehydrogenase dimerization domain-containing protein, which encodes MIKLLEKFENKRPEIVFEWKDAETEAEGWVVINSLRGGAAGGGTRMRVGLDKREVESLAKTMEVKFTVAGPQIGGAKSGINFDPSDPRKKGVLQRWYAAVTPLLKHYYGTGGDLNVDEIHEVIPITEDCGVWHPQEGVFNGHFQPREAQKIHRIGQLRQGVLKVIEDESFSPSVSRKYVVADMITGYGVAESVKHYYDIWGGSVEGKRVIVQGWGNVGSAGAYYLAQQGAKIVGIIDRVGGLIKEEGFTLEEIRELFLNKDGNALNAPDMMSFDEVNAKIWDIKAEIFIPCAASRLITKDQVDRMIANGMEVISAGANVPFADKEIFFGPIADYTDEHIAVIPDFISNCGMARVFAYLMSNDLEELSDKGIFNDTSETIKKAMVDTHQKNNNKTKIAKTAFEIALNKLV
- a CDS encoding bifunctional folylpolyglutamate synthase/dihydrofolate synthase is translated as MSKYDQAIEWLFTQIPNYQKQGGSAYKPGLDNILKLLRSMQNPQEFFRSIHIAGSNGKGSVSHVLAAIYQANGYKVGIFTSPHILDFRERIKINGVPVSEQFVLDFLDAYKTDIQKLDSSFFEITTAMAFEAFKQYEVDVAIVETGLGGRLDATNVLVPELSVITNISLEHTQFLGDTLEKIAYEKAGIIKENRPVVIGEKQLETTLVFEEIAKQRKSTLFYASDVLLKSDLIASYQKKNLATAWKAVEVLNDVFPVDDEISKNSLLNVSELTAFTGRFQLISSNPRIIIDAAHNADGIKNLIGELENLNFEKLIIVYGTSSDKDLSAIFPLLPKNATYFFTEFNSLRSAKIEKLEQEALKFGLKHTCFKKVKLAMSTAKRDADSKDVILIFGSFFLLADVLENQN
- a CDS encoding MotA/TolQ/ExbB proton channel family protein produces the protein MTFLPLLLQTTGLDSLNTAQETGGVTEMTKTVKVWDLIVGVDPITGEVSITNLIVMIALLALSIVSVYIFVERFLSINKSLKEEKDFMVRVKDYLLDGKIDQARDLCAQTDNPAARMVEKGISRIGKPMRDIVSSIENVGKLEIYHLEKRMSFLATASGAAPMIGFLGTTLGMIRVFQAMKFQQNFDLSTISGGIMEAMVTTVAGLVVGIMAYMTYNYLVAKIDKVIHSMENASIEFLDLLNEPGK